CGCGGTTGTTTGGCCTAATACCCCTGTAATCGCCAAGACTAAGCCTGTCATTGTGCACACAAGGATGGTAGAGAAAAAGGTGCCTGTCATATTAATCATAGCTTGTCTTCCCGGTTGATCTGTTTGGGCTGCTGCTGCTGCAATAGAAGAAATCCCAAGACCTGCTTCATTAGTAAAAACACTGCGCGCAGCGCCTGTCTGTACAGCCATCATGAGAGAAGAACCAGCAAAACCGCCAAGTGCGGCCTGCCCATCAAAAGCGCTTTGCAAAATCAAGTAGAGTGCGTCAGGAATTGCAGGGGCATTGACAGCTAAAACCATCACACCCGCTCCCAAATAAAGAATGGCCATAAAAGGAACTAAAATCCCTGCCACTTTTCCTATCGCTTTAACTCCTCCTACTAATACTAACCCTGCAACCACAGCTAGCCCAATTCCTGTGCTCCACGGATTAAAGTGCAAAGTATTCTGTAGGGCATCCGCAATAGAATTCACTTGCACAAGATTGCCTGTCCCAATAGCTGCAATTACCCCAAAAATAGAGAAAAGAATCGCCATCCATTTCCACCCTAAGCCTCTCTCAATGTATTCCATCGGACCGCCTACCATTTCTCCCCGCTTATCGTGCACACGATATTTGACCGCCAAAAAAGATTCGGCATATTTGGTTGCCATGCCGAAAATAGCAGCTATACACATCCAAAATAAAGAGCCTAAGCCTCCCACAGAAATCCCTGTGGCCACGCCCGCTATCGTTCCCGTTCCAATTGCCCCTGCCAAGGTTGTCATTAAAGCTTCGAAATGGCTAATGTCCCCTCTAGAATTTTGCTTTTGCTCTGCAAAAACCGCTTTTAAAGCAAAACGAAAATAGCGAAATTGAACGCCACGTAAAAGAATAGTCAGGTAAATCCCTGTGCCGAATAGAAGTAGCAGAAGAGGAGGACCCCAAAGCATGTGTTTAATCTCTGTTAACAAACCCTCAATGTATTCCATGATTTCCTTAATTTTCAGTGTTGATGGCTTTTAAGCCCTACCTTCCTATGACATGTGGATAGGCAAAATTGCAAAGTATATAAAAAAAGCCTATTTAAAAAGCTGTTTTGGAAAAAGAATCTAAAGGGAAAAATTATATCACATGTAGAGAGAAAGTTTCATTAAAAATACACGCTTTTTTTAACTTCTAACTCATAGGGAATAAACCCTCGATTATTGAAAACTATTTCAGAAATAACTGGGGAAAGAATCGTAAAAAAATGGAGCAAAGGGGAGAAAAAAGAGATGCCCCTTCCTTTTGGCAAATTGAACAAAACGTACTTTTCTATCTTTTTAGAAAAAGCCCTCTTATTCAACAAGAGATTAAAGTCAGGGCATCCCATAAACGTCTTAATTATATGTTAAAGCAGTACTCATTTCCTTTCTCATATAAATAAGCCGGAGTTTTTGTCCTATAACAGGAATCAAAATACTCCCTTTCCTTCTCCCCCCATTCGGAACCTAAAATGAGCTCTATTTTCAGGTGCATTCTATTGGGTTGTTTTTTAGATTTAAGCTGTACTTCAGGCTGTACTTCAAATTCATGCGCAAGTCTTGCATATTTTTCCGCTAAAGAACTAATAGACTCTTCCTTAGCCAATCTATTTTCATTGAGTGCTTTCATCCATCCTTCTAAACAAGTTTCAACTTCTAACTCTAAATCTTTTATCTTTGCAAACAGCGCTTCTCTGAAAAATCGATGTTCCTTCGTTGAAACTTCTAATTTTTCTCGAACCACTATTGCTAAATCTTTTTTCATGTCTATCGCGGTGCGGTAATCAAAAACCAAATCTTCTTTTCCAAAATCCATTTCCCCATAAGCGGATGCGACTCCCTTGCCGTCTTTAGCTATCTTATCAATCCACGCTTCAATGCAGACTCTCTCATAAACCACATTATCGGGTCCTCTTACAGGATAATCAATAATTTTCAATCCGTACGGACATTCATACTTTCCATTAAAGTCTACACTTTTTAAAAATTTATTAAACCGGTCGGCTGCATCTTTTCCTGTTTTTTCTTCCTCTTCAATTCGCTTCTGCAAAGCACTCGCGTTGACTTGAATTGTCTTCATCGTCTCCATTGCTAACTTCGCACCAGAAAGTAATCCTACGAGACCACCTGCAACAGCTCCCATACCTCCTACTGCAGCCGCTCCGATGGGCCCCGCTGGTAATCCCACTGCTGCTCCAATGCCTGCTCCTGTTCCCGCTCCCACAGCAATTCCCCCGCCGATACAAGCAAGAGCGGCCTTTTTACATCTCCGTTCTACATCTTTTTTGTAATCTTTTTCTACATACACGTAGTTATATTTTACCGCCCACTCACAATACTTTCTGGCAATCTCCACTTGGCTGTCGACCCAAATAGCTTCATGCTGAGGGCTATCGGCTGCTTGCATTAAGAAAGACATTCCCATAAAAATTTCCTTGTTTAAAAGTTAAAGCAATCTAAATCATTTCTAAACAAACCAAAAACATGTTTTTCGAAAAACCTTTGAAAAAAACTTTTTATTCTCTAAAAGACGCCGAAGGCATTTATTTAATAGAGATAAACTGACTTTCTTATTTCAAATGTTTTCTACAAATGCTTCTCAAATCAAGCGTATAAGATAAAACCGAAATTAAAATCCATAAAAATTTAACTCTTTCGCTTAAACAATTAATAATGAGCAGATAAAAATAAAATTCACAGATAAATAATTACAGAAATAGGCACCCAATTTCAGCCATCATTTCCCCGGGTTATAAATATTCGACGAAAAAACAAACTATTTTATTTTTACTTTAATCGCTGCTGCACTTGTTAAACTTATAAATGCACTGAAGGTACACGGATAAATAAATGGAGGTTCAAACAGAAAAATCAACTCGACTTTCAATGAAAAATACCCACTCAATCTTCAATAGTCCTCCTCAAAATAGTCGTAAGTTTTCCTTTTAAAGTTGTATAAGGGATTTGTTTCTCCTGCTTTTCACCTAATACAAAAACTATAAACAAAGAAAATGTTAAATAAGACTACACTCCCATAACCCCCATAAGCACGGCGCAAAGAATTTGAGCAACCTTACGTGTTGAGCTTTGCTTGTTTTCTCTATCTTTTAGAAGCATAATAGGGCTTCCTAAAGCACTTCAGAGTGATTTTTTAAGCATTCCCTTTTTGCTTTTCACGCAATCTAACAAAATTTCTCTGCGCTTAAAGCTTGGCATTTGCTAGCTCAGAAAAATTTTTCTTTAAACAATTAGGACTACTTTGAGCTGTTTTCGAGTTGAAAACTTTTTAAGAACCATTTCCAGGAAATTTAAAGCAATTTCTCCCTGCCATCCGGCTCAGATAAATCGCCCTTGTTTTGGCACCTATCCTATCTAAATGCCTAGATTTCGGCTCATCATGCTAACGTTATTTTTATGTCTCCTTAAGTAAAATTTTCGGCACTAAGCATAAACAAACTCAAAACATACCTACAAAATCATTCTTATCCTTTGCTTAAACTTCTATTCTTAATTCTACAAATCTAGAGGTGGCCATAACTCAGTAGCTCATGAGGTGAATTTTGGGTTGGTGTGTGAAAAGCTTCAAAAAAACGTTAGCGCTACTCCAGGCATTTTTCATAAAAATAGCAAATCGCTATCTTGAGAAAAACAGCTTGGCAATGAAGTTAAAGACAACCAAAGAAAAAAAACCTAAAGTTCCCGTCAATCCTCCATCAATCCTGCTGGCTAGTGTTAAAATACTTAATAAAGGTTAATTATTTTGGGGAGCGGTTATAAAAAGACTTCCTTAAGCTAATCCAGATTTTTAATTTTTATTTCTGAAAAAACTTGCAATGCTTTAAAGTTTTATTTAGCGGCAAAGATTAAGCAAAAGGGGTGAATAAAAAGGTTTTTTTATACCTTTCAGGAGGGGCTAAAGTAGGTATAATGCAATATGCTAAATAGTTATAAAATTAAAAAAGTCTCAGGATTTTAAGCCTTTGTCTCCTAGGTCAAATGAGAATTTTTAAAATTTAAACAATTATTAAAAATTGAAACGTGCAGAATTTACGCTTATTCGTTTGTTTTGTTAGTTTAACACTTAAAACATTTCATGAGGGCAAATTATGTCATTTAAAATTGGACAACATGCAACCGCAAATGAATGGATAGAAAGGCAGCGAGATTCCTTTGACATTTCTCAATATAGGGCCTCTGAGAGCAAAAGAGAAGAGCTTGTTTCTCCCGAAAATCTGGCTTCAAAAAATATCCGCACCGTCTCCTCCTTTTCCTCATCGCTGGTCAGACGTGCTGAGACAATTTTTGAAAAAACGCGGCAATTTTTTGAGCGAATTATCTTTCTTTTAAAGAAACTTTGGCCTTCACGTCCTTTTAAAGTGGACCAACAACTTATGGCTAGCCTGCATGGCAGGCAAATCAGTTCTTTATGTACGGGACTGAAACAGGCCCCCACAAGCCTTATTTTGAAATATACTCTTCAATTTTTGAAAAGGCATAGTACGGAATATCCTTGCCCTCCCCATTTAATGCCTCTGTTAAAACAATGCGCAACATGGGCCGAACAGTTGGAAAAAATTGCCACATTTTCTAGCCACCTTAAACGCGCCAAGCATTTAGAAGCTCTTAGCAAACATGTAAGCAAAACGATAGCTAAGCTTCCTGCTGGCAAAGTTTGCCTTATTCCTGGGGGATGGCGCCAAGGAGATCAAATCCATTCCGCCTTTTACGAGATAACCAAAGAAGCTTCAGGGCACTACCGCTTGAGGATTTTATCTACTGATACAGCTTTACATTTCCAAACCCAAGTGCATCAAGCAGGAAAAACAAAAACTCTTCCAGAAACCTCTTTTCATGCGCTTAAACAGGAGGAAGTGGCCAATCCTAAATGGTGGCATGCGCTTCTTCGACTGCAAATGCCCGCTGGTGAAAGCACCAAAACAAACATTTTAGGTTCTTTAACTGAAAGATTCCATACAGTATTTGCTATTCCTTCAAATGAAGAGAGAATTCCCGATTTTACCTCATTAAATGGCCTCTTTGTAGGTTTTGCTGATCGTCTAGATCCCTCCCCAAAACCTCTAAGCAGATATCGCACAGGAATTCAAGAAAATGCGGTGCAAAAAAACGTCTGGCTGATCGTCGATTTAGCCACAAAACAATTAAAAATAGATACAAAAAAAAGAAAGTTAAAATTCCAGCTAGAAGCCTTAGATGAATTCTTTCTACTTACGCAAAAGAATTTGGCCAATAACCAAACGAACCAAATTCTTTTAAAAGAAGGGGTCCAAAACGTCAGTAAATTGGCAAGTTTGCTACATGCCTCTCAAAAAATCACCGAGGAAGAAATTGGCTATATTAACAAAAAATGTGAAATTATTTTGCGAGAAATTGAAAAGGCCCGCCACCTTCAACACTCCCCTTCTCAAAAGAATCCTTTTATTTTCAAACAGAAACTTCCTTCCTATCAATTTGGCCCCACACCTTTCTCTCCCACTCCTTTTGACCCAAAACACGCTTCTGTGGCAAATGTCAACGGAAGTCCAACCAGAGAAATGACCTCTTTGTCAACGGAGGATCTAAAGGCCACGATTGAAGCGACTCCCGTCCCTAAACTTTCTCCTTTAACCAAGGAGTCTATTTCCCAAACCTTAATCGAGATTCGGCAAGAGTGTGAAAAGTTCATGCAGCAAGAAGAAGATTACGCTTTGCAAACACTCATCCTTCATCTTTTCCGCTCGCTGAAAGTGGATAAGGTGGAGCAGGCCGCCCCCCCCATTCCGACCCGTTTCGCCTTCAATGATCAACATTTTTGGAATTCTCTATCCACTCCTATGCGCACTACCTGTGCAATTGAATTGAACAAACTTTCCTATCTTCTAGTGAGATCTCTTTTGAAAACGCAATCCGCCACACCCGAGCACATGTTACTCATCATCAAAGTAGGGATCATCCTAGAACATATGGCTCGCCTCGATTTTTCACATACAAAACTTGAAGGGCATATTTATTTATCCTTTTGGAACGAGGCTTTAGATCAGTTTCTCAGGTTTAAGACCACTTTTAATGCAAGTGACCATCTGACAGCATTTTCTCTCCCAGAAGAACGAGTCTTCGA
The Parachlamydia sp. AcF125 genome window above contains:
- a CDS encoding sodium:alanine symporter family protein, which codes for MEYIEGLLTEIKHMLWGPPLLLLLFGTGIYLTILLRGVQFRYFRFALKAVFAEQKQNSRGDISHFEALMTTLAGAIGTGTIAGVATGISVGGLGSLFWMCIAAIFGMATKYAESFLAVKYRVHDKRGEMVGGPMEYIERGLGWKWMAILFSIFGVIAAIGTGNLVQVNSIADALQNTLHFNPWSTGIGLAVVAGLVLVGGVKAIGKVAGILVPFMAILYLGAGVMVLAVNAPAIPDALYLILQSAFDGQAALGGFAGSSLMMAVQTGAARSVFTNEAGLGISSIAAAAAQTDQPGRQAMINMTGTFFSTILVCTMTGLVLAITGVLGQTTAEGQLISGASMAIAAFNTSLPGGGYLVTAGLVLFAFTTLLAWAYYGEKCFEYIFGEQLIPLYRLLYIIVIIPGAALKMSVAWNLADIANALMAFPNLIALIALSGVVSGETRSFLKEIANECKLSTETTT